The genomic interval AGAAGATCTCTTCCAGATAGCAGCAGTGTTAACCACGGCGTTCAATACTTCCCGTACTGCCGGCAGGCATAAACCCGCCATCCTGAAAGGCCTGAGCGAGGCCTTCTTTCACCGCATCCTGCCGGAACTTGAGATGGCACAGGATAAGACGATACAGCAGAAAGGCCAGCCGGCAATCATTACCCGCCAGTTCATGCAACTGCTGCAACAGCAGCCCACCGGCCAGACGCCCGCCTATTTTGCCCGGCAAATGCACATCACCACAGCGCATCTGAACGATTGCGTGCGGGAGACCACCGGCTTTCCCGTTACCTACTGGCGCCAATACGCCATGCTGCATATCGCCAAAAGGCTCTTGTACTATACCGATAAACCCGTTAAAAGCATTGCCTGGGAACTGGGTTTTGAAGATCATACCTATTTTTCCCGCCTGTTCCGCAAACTAACAGGGGAAACACCCGGCGCTTTCCGGAGCAAATTCCATGAATAGTCCAATACCTTCCTGT from Chitinophaga filiformis carries:
- a CDS encoding AraC family transcriptional regulator, whose product is MKKTSHPIPLFSLEPHAIGGMFIEELPIDVPEATQPHRDDHYLVLLLTAGSAILEIEKEVFRCEAPALAVIKPLQVHCATRTGIPAGWAFSCAPFMVPEAFAAILPGLDIRQQYVQLTNAEDLFQIAAVLTTAFNTSRTAGRHKPAILKGLSEAFFHRILPELEMAQDKTIQQKGQPAIITRQFMQLLQQQPTGQTPAYFARQMHITTAHLNDCVRETTGFPVTYWRQYAMLHIAKRLLYYTDKPVKSIAWELGFEDHTYFSRLFRKLTGETPGAFRSKFHE